The Streptomyces sp. NBC_00670 genome window below encodes:
- a CDS encoding GNAT family N-acetyltransferase, with product MGDLEIRPATEDDVPAIVHMLADDPLGAARESPDDLSPYLAALKRLAGDPHQHLVVAVRDGSVIGTLQLTLIPGLSRKGATRSIIEAVRIHADARGSGLGTRLIEWAVDQSRREGCQLVQLTSDATRTDAHRFYERLGFTASHVGFKLAL from the coding sequence ATGGGAGATCTCGAGATACGGCCCGCGACCGAGGACGACGTCCCGGCCATCGTCCACATGCTCGCCGACGACCCGCTGGGCGCCGCGCGCGAGTCACCGGACGACCTGTCCCCCTACCTGGCCGCGCTGAAGCGCCTGGCCGGCGACCCCCACCAGCATCTGGTCGTCGCCGTACGGGACGGCAGTGTCATCGGCACGCTGCAACTGACCCTGATCCCGGGGTTGTCCCGCAAGGGCGCCACCCGCTCGATCATCGAGGCGGTGCGGATCCACGCCGACGCACGCGGCAGCGGTCTCGGCACCCGGCTCATCGAATGGGCCGTCGACCAGTCCCGGCGTGAAGGGTGTCAGCTGGTGCAGCTGACCTCGGACGCCACACGGACCGACGCCCACCGCTTCTACGAGCGCCTCGGCTTCACCGCGTCGCACGTCGGCTTCAAGCTCGCGCTCTGA
- a CDS encoding MarR family winged helix-turn-helix transcriptional regulator, with the protein MTATDPALTALAQGWCALSLLHGRIEAHIERALQSGHGLSVREYSLLDVLSRQHDGDGGHLQMKQVADAVVLSQSATTRLVTRLEDRGLLSRYLCPTDRRGIYTNVTEAGLTLLAKARPTNDTALREALDEAAADPELAPLVRVVESLKTPA; encoded by the coding sequence ATGACCGCGACGGACCCCGCACTCACCGCCCTCGCCCAGGGCTGGTGCGCCCTCTCCCTGCTGCACGGACGCATCGAGGCGCACATCGAGCGCGCTCTGCAGTCCGGGCACGGGCTGAGCGTGCGGGAGTACTCGCTGCTCGACGTGCTCAGTCGGCAGCACGACGGCGACGGCGGGCATCTGCAGATGAAGCAGGTCGCCGACGCGGTGGTGCTCAGCCAGAGCGCCACGACCCGCCTGGTCACGCGGCTGGAGGACCGCGGGCTGCTCTCCCGCTATCTGTGCCCCACCGACCGGCGGGGCATCTACACGAACGTCACCGAGGCGGGCCTGACGCTCCTCGCCAAGGCCCGGCCCACCAATGACACCGCCCTGCGCGAGGCACTCGACGAGGCGGCGGCGGACCCCGAACTGGCGCCGCTGGTCCGCGTCGTGGAGTCGTTGAAAACGCCCGCATAG